DNA from Leucobacter aridicollis:
GCGGAGGCGATGCTCACCCCGAGCTCCATGCCGATCATGTGGTACGGCCGGTAGAGCGAGGCGTACTCGCCGCTCGCGTCGGTGATGACGCCGTACTCCGTGAAGCACGCCGCCGCGTACTCGGTCCGCGCCTTGAAGGTGACGTACACGCCCCAGCGCAGGTCGCGCTCGATCTCGCTGCCGTCGCGTTCGAGACTCGAGACGACCTCGACGGTGCCGGTTTGCCGCAGCACCCCGCCGCTCTCGGCGGGAATGAGCTGCTGCGAGAGGTCGTCGACGCTGACCGGCGGAAACAGCAGGCCGTCGGCGTCCGGGACCAGCCCCGTGGCGTTGGCGACGGCCGCCATCTCGATCGCGGATTTGGTGCCGTCGATGAACGAGTTGAACATCTGCGGGTTCATGCCGCCGGCCTGCGCCTGTGCCTCCGTGAGGCCGTAGTAGCCCCACACGGTCTCGGGCGTCGACTCCTCGTACTCGGGCAGGTACTTGGTGCCCTTGCCCGCAGCGACGACCTCGTAGCCGACGGTGCGGCACCAGTCGACCATCTCCGAGATGAGCGCGGGCTGGTCTCCGTAGGCCATCGAGTAGACGACGCCCGCTGCATCGGCCTTCTCCTTGAGGATCGGGCCGACCATGCAGTCCGCCTCGACGTTCACCATGATGATGTGCTTGCCGTGCTCGATGGCGGCAAGCGCGTGCTTCGTGCCGACGAGGGGATTGCCAGTCACTTCGAGGATGACCTCGACGTGCTCGCTCGACACGAGTTCGAGCGAGTCGGTGACGACGGCCGTGCGACCGCTCTCGCGCGCCTCGTCGAGGGAGATCCTGCCGTAGCGGTCCGCGGCCCAGCCTGTGCGTTCGAGCGAGGCCTCGGCACGGGCAGGGTCGAGCTCGGCCACGCCGACGACGTGGAATTCGGGCTGTCCGGCGGCCTGGGTGAGAAACATCGACGCGAACTTCCCGGCGCCGATCACGCCGACGCGGATCGGGCCAGCCGCTTCGCGGCGCTGCTGCATCAGATCGTAGAGGTTCATGCGGGGTCTCCTGCCTGGCCAGCAAGGCCGAAGTTGAAGGCGGTGAGCTCGTCGACCGGCGCGACCGGGAGCTCGCGGATGGGCGAGAACGAGGTTGGCGTCATGATCGTGTTGTCCCAGCGGACGATCATTGGCCGGACGACGTCGATGCACGCCTGCCACTCGGGATCTGCGGCGAGCGCCGCCCGCCGCGCCGCCCGGTCGTTCAGGTCGGTGAACGCCCAGAAGTGGCGGACCTGATTCTGCGTGCCAAACTCGGTCGTGAAGTAGCCGAGGAACCCTTCGAGGATGCGCTTCTGCGCCGGCAGGCCGAGACGCTCGTAGTTCGCAAGGAACTCTGCCATCGGTATGCCCGGGTTGATGTCGTAGGTGCGCATTTCGACGATCACGCACGCCTCCTTTTCGCTTCGTTGCGGATTCATATCCGGCAATATTCCGCGAGAGTTCACCCTCGACATCGGAAACATCAACCGGTCGATGTTTAGCATAGGGGTCGTGGCTGGCCCCGTCAACATGGACTCCAGACGAGCCCGGAACGCGGTCCGCGACACTCGGTAGAGTGTCGGCATGACCCCCACGCCGTTCGAGCTCGCCCCGCAGGCGTGGGGCCTGCTGCTCGTCGCGGCGTTGCTCGTCGGGATCTCAAAGACCGCGCTGCCAGGGATCAACACGATCTCCATCGCGATCTTCGCCGCCGTCCTCCCCGCGAAGGCATCGACCGGCGCGCTGCTCCTGCTCCTCATCGTCGGCGACGTGTTCGCGCTCGTGAGTTACCGCCGCGAGGCCGACTGGCGGTCCCTCCTCCGCCTCGTCCCGTTCGCGGCGCTCGGGCTTGGTCTCGGGGCGCTCTTCCTGGCGGTCACGAACGACGGCTCGGTGCGTCGGGTGATCGGTGCGATCCTGCTCCTACTCATTGGCGTGACGCTGTGGCAGCGATGGCGACCTCGCGCCGCCGCCACTCCACCCGCCAACGCCGCACGCGTCGCCGCACGCGCGGGGTTCGGCACGCTCGGCGGGTTTACGACGATGGTCGCGAACGCCGGCGGACCGGTCATGTCGCTGTATTTCCTGTCCGCAAAGCTCCCGGTCGCGACCTTCCTCGGCACCGCGGCCTGGTTCTTCGCGGCGATCAACCTCGCGAAGCTCCCGATCTCGATCGGGCTCGGCCTCATCACCCCCGCGACGCTCGAGCTCGACCTGCTCCTGGTTCCCGGGGTCGTCGCGGGTGCCGTCCTCGGGCGGTGGATCGCCGCGCGCATTCGTCAGCGCGCGTTCGAATGGGCGGTGATCGCCGGCACTTCCCTGGGCGCGCTATACCTGCTGCTGCGATAGCCCCGCCAGGGTCGGCGTTGCTGAAGTACCCCCTTGGGGTATAGCGTGAATGGCATGCACACGACCGAATTCACTGTCACCGGGATGACCTGCGGAAACTGCGAGAATCACGTACGCCAGGAAGTTGGCGAGGTGCCTGGCGTGCGCGTGCTCGAGGTCAGCGCGGCCTCCGGCCTGCTGCGCGTGGAGTCCGAGGCCCAGCTCGATGTCGCGGCCGTGATCGCGGCGGTCGACGAGGCCGGCTACGAGGCGACGACCGTCTAGCTCCGCGCCGCCCCGACCCGCGACACGACCAATGAAGCCAGGTAACATGCGAAGCATGGACGAGCCGAACTGCGACCCGGAGTTTAGCCCCGGCCATCCGGCGGCTCCCGCGGGCGGCGGGGAAAGCCACGCCGGCCACTCGCACGGACTTGAGGGCGCCGCGACCGCGACGGGCAAACATCGAAAGCGCCTGATCCTGGTGCTTGCGATCACACTGAGCGTGTTCCTGGTGCAGTTGATCGGCGCCTTCATCTCGAAGTCGCTCTCGCTCCTTGCCGACTCAGGCCACATGCTGACCGACGCGACGGGCGTCGCCATCGCCCTGCTTGCAAGCATCATTGCGACACTTCCGGCCAACTCGAAGCGCACCTACGGCTACCTTCGGGTGGAGGTGCTCGCTGCCCTCGCGAACGGTATCGTTCTCGGCGTCATCGCCGTCGTCATCTTCGTGCAGGCAATCTCGCGCTTCGGCTCCGAGGTCGAGGTGCAGTCGACGCCGATGCTCATCGCCGCCGTCATCGGCGCCGCAGCGAACCTCGTCTCCCTGCTCATTCTGCGCTCGGGGCAGAAAGAGAGCCTGAACGTTCGCGGCGCCTACCTCGAGGTGCTCGGCGACCTGCTCGGGTCGTTGGCGGTCATCGTCGCGGGCATCATCATCGCGTTCACCGGGTGGATGATGGTCGACCAGATCGCGTCGATCGCGATCGCCCTGCTCATCGCGCCGCGCGCCTACAGCCTGCTGCGCGACGTCGTCTCGGTGCTCCTCGAGGCCACGCCGAAGGACTTCGATGTCGACGCAGCTCGCACCCACATGCTCGCGGTACCCGGCGTCGTCGAGGTGCACGACGTGCACGCCTGGACGATCACGTCGGGCGTGCCGGCGTTCTCAGCCCACGTCACCATTTCCGACGATTCCTGGGGTGAGCGCGGCTACCACGCGGTGCTCGACGAGCTCAAAGCCTGCCTTGTCGAGCACTTCAACCTTGAGCACTCGACGCTCCAGCTCGAGCCCGAAAGCCACGACATCCCGAAGCTCCGAACGCACGACTAGGGCGCGATCGGAGCTACTGCCGAGCGGCGGCGGTGCTGACGACGCGGGCGTAGTGCATGTCGGTCTGCGCGAGCGCAGAGACGCGCGAGACGATCGGGAGGTTCTCCCACCCGCCAGTCCACGAGAGCTTGCCTGCGAGCTGCCACACCGTCAGCCCCGGCTCGTCAGACAGGCGCTCGGCTGCCTGCCGCGTGCGAGCCTCGTGGTGCTCGCGGATCTCGGCGCAGCGCGATCCGAGCGGCGCAAACCGAAAGCCGTGCCCTGGCAGCGCCTCCGCTTCCGCGTGCGGTGCGAGCTTCTCGAGCGACCCGTAGTACTCACCGAGCGGGTCGGCGGTGCGCTTCCCGCCGAGCGCGACGCCGGGGTTAATGAGCGGCAGCACGTGGTCACCGGTGAACACCGCGTTGGCGCCCTCGAGCGCGAGGCAAATGTGGCCGGTGGTGTGGCCTGGCGTGTGAATCACGGCGGCACGATAGTCCCCGAGATCAAGCACATCGCCGTCGGCAAGCTCGTCGTCGATGATCACTGTCGCGCCGAAGTCAGCGCGCGAGTTCGCGATGGCGAGGAGCTGATCTCGCCATTGCTCGGGGACGCCCCACTCGCCAAGCATGTCGCCAACGTCGTGCCCAGCCGAGAACTGGAGCCCCTCCCTGATCGCCGCGGCCTCGTCAGCGTGCATGCGCACCCGGGCACCCGACGCCTCACGAATCCGGTTCGCGAGGCCTGTGTGGTCGAAGTGCAGGTGCGTGAGCGTCACGGTCTCGACGTCGGCGACCGCTCGTCCGAGCGACGCGAGCGCCTCGCCGAATGCGGCCCAGTTCGCATCGGTGTCGAGCCCCGCGTCGACGACATGCACCGCGCGCGAGTCGCCGCCAGCGAGAATCGCGTAGCTGAACGCATACGGCGGCTGCATGCCGGGCATATCAAGGGCGATG
Protein-coding regions in this window:
- a CDS encoding NAD(P)H-dependent oxidoreductase; this encodes MNLYDLMQQRREAAGPIRVGVIGAGKFASMFLTQAAGQPEFHVVGVAELDPARAEASLERTGWAADRYGRISLDEARESGRTAVVTDSLELVSSEHVEVILEVTGNPLVGTKHALAAIEHGKHIIMVNVEADCMVGPILKEKADAAGVVYSMAYGDQPALISEMVDWCRTVGYEVVAAGKGTKYLPEYEESTPETVWGYYGLTEAQAQAGGMNPQMFNSFIDGTKSAIEMAAVANATGLVPDADGLLFPPVSVDDLSQQLIPAESGGVLRQTGTVEVVSSLERDGSEIERDLRWGVYVTFKARTEYAAACFTEYGVITDASGEYASLYRPYHMIGMELGVSIASAVLRGEATGAPKAFIGDVISVAKRDLAPGDVLDGEGGYTVRGALTSAERSLDGRCLPMGLAHGAKVVRAVAKGQPVSWDDVELPADTIAVEVRRELEARAREARSTAAA
- a CDS encoding NIPSNAP family protein, with the protein product MIVEMRTYDINPGIPMAEFLANYERLGLPAQKRILEGFLGYFTTEFGTQNQVRHFWAFTDLNDRAARRAALAADPEWQACIDVVRPMIVRWDNTIMTPTSFSPIRELPVAPVDELTAFNFGLAGQAGDPA
- a CDS encoding sulfite exporter TauE/SafE family protein, which produces MTPTPFELAPQAWGLLLVAALLVGISKTALPGINTISIAIFAAVLPAKASTGALLLLLIVGDVFALVSYRREADWRSLLRLVPFAALGLGLGALFLAVTNDGSVRRVIGAILLLLIGVTLWQRWRPRAAATPPANAARVAARAGFGTLGGFTTMVANAGGPVMSLYFLSAKLPVATFLGTAAWFFAAINLAKLPISIGLGLITPATLELDLLLVPGVVAGAVLGRWIAARIRQRAFEWAVIAGTSLGALYLLLR
- a CDS encoding heavy-metal-associated domain-containing protein, which encodes MHTTEFTVTGMTCGNCENHVRQEVGEVPGVRVLEVSAASGLLRVESEAQLDVAAVIAAVDEAGYEATTV
- a CDS encoding cation diffusion facilitator family transporter, coding for MDEPNCDPEFSPGHPAAPAGGGESHAGHSHGLEGAATATGKHRKRLILVLAITLSVFLVQLIGAFISKSLSLLADSGHMLTDATGVAIALLASIIATLPANSKRTYGYLRVEVLAALANGIVLGVIAVVIFVQAISRFGSEVEVQSTPMLIAAVIGAAANLVSLLILRSGQKESLNVRGAYLEVLGDLLGSLAVIVAGIIIAFTGWMMVDQIASIAIALLIAPRAYSLLRDVVSVLLEATPKDFDVDAARTHMLAVPGVVEVHDVHAWTITSGVPAFSAHVTISDDSWGERGYHAVLDELKACLVEHFNLEHSTLQLEPESHDIPKLRTHD
- a CDS encoding MBL fold metallo-hydrolase; amino-acid sequence: MDPVRTTSDSQRSALGAGTLPVVEEVRPGIHAIALDMPGMQPPYAFSYAILAGGDSRAVHVVDAGLDTDANWAAFGEALASLGRAVADVETVTLTHLHFDHTGLANRIREASGARVRMHADEAAAIREGLQFSAGHDVGDMLGEWGVPEQWRDQLLAIANSRADFGATVIIDDELADGDVLDLGDYRAAVIHTPGHTTGHICLALEGANAVFTGDHVLPLINPGVALGGKRTADPLGEYYGSLEKLAPHAEAEALPGHGFRFAPLGSRCAEIREHHEARTRQAAERLSDEPGLTVWQLAGKLSWTGGWENLPIVSRVSALAQTDMHYARVVSTAAARQ